One region of Camelina sativa cultivar DH55 chromosome 6, Cs, whole genome shotgun sequence genomic DNA includes:
- the LOC104698909 gene encoding uncharacterized protein At1g24485-like — MATLLLLTLLSLTTHNIFSRREYVPITLVSPCINLHISIDCGASRSYVDADNVTWLGDKGFVTTGESFQIPGNLTEPINNLRYFSSGQTNCYTNIPATKGGKTLVRTLFYYGNYDKKSSPPSFNVVYDGKHLDNVVTDSLFVSEVIYAPASENISVCLIRTSPSDDPFISSIEVYSLDAGMYEDLGPDEGLILRQRYAYGAKELIGYPLDPYGRLWFQSSSNDPTISELTTSAPSIDNSGASNKPPEIVMSKALSAASLILSDDTLPLAGLPVYLALYFSEPQSLGRTQTRSFNIFLDTNEVGSGPIVPVFGKVTQVVVRDVVATSVSQVVLQSTDDSTLPPIINALELYSISYCQDGGDNGGGESGSGGGGESGDSNDNSKVIGSGGTETRTNNAVGGGGNNVRRKKKNKLPLILGLTFASVFVALSSAFAAIFLRKRTHAKPQSNTLPTTSRGPGKVTGISPLVGQQLERDASQPGHDDPGMYDIDELIGVNDSYVVHQDDHHQHGPV, encoded by the exons ATGGctacgcttcttcttctcactctccTCTCTCTGACCACTCATAACATTTTCTCTCGCAGAGAGTACGTACCAATTACACTAGTCTCTCCATGCATTAATCTTC ATATAAGCATCGACTGTGGAGCTTCGAGATCCTACGTGGACGCTGACAATGTAACATGGCTCGGAGACAAAGGCTTCGTCACTACGGGTGAGTCGTTCCAAATTCCGGGTAACCTTACAGAGCCGATCAACAACCTCAGATACTTCTCTTCCGGTCAAACCAACTGCTACACCAACATTCCGGCTACGAAAGGCGGGAAAACTCTCGTGAGAACGCTGTTTTACTACGGGAACTACGACAAAAAGTCGTCGCCACCGTCGTTTAACGTTGTTTACGATGGGAAACACCTTGACAATGTTGTTACTGATTCACTGTTTGTCTCGGAGGTGATATATGCTCCGGCGAGTGAGAATATCAGCGTTTGCCTTATCCGTACATCGCCTTCGGATGATCCTTTTATATCATCTATTGAAGTTTATAGTTTGGACGCTGGGATGTATGAAGATCTTGGACCTGACGAAGGTCTCATTCTCCGACAAAGATATGCGTATGGTGCCAAAGAGCTTATAGG CTACCCTTTAGACCCGTACGGTAGGCTATGGTTCCAGTCAAGTTCCAACGACCCAACAATCAGCGAATTAACGACCTCAGCCCCATCCATCGACAATTCTGGCGCGTCAAACAAGCCGCCCGAGATTGTAATGTCAAAGGCTTTGTCAGCAGCCAGCTTAATTCTATCAGACGACACACTACCCTTAGCGGGCTTACCGGTTTACTTGGCTCTATACTTCTCGGAGCCTCAGAGTCTAGGTCGGACTCAAACACGGTCGTTCAACATTTTCTTAGATACCAACGAAGTGGGTTCAGGCCCCATCGTACCGGTGTTCGGGAAAGTGACTCAAGTTGTCGTAAGAGATGTGGTGGCCACGTCAGTTTCCCAAGTGGTCCTTCAGTCTACAGATGACTCTACTTTACCTCCTATTATCAATGCTTTGGAGCTATATTCGATAAGTTATTGCCAAGACGGTGGCGAtaatggaggaggagaaagtggcagtggtggtggaggagaaagCGGCGATAGCAATGATAATTCGAAAG TTATAGGTTCTGGAGGAACGGAAACACGAACGAACAATGCAGTGGGAG GTGGGGGAAACAATGTTAGacggaagaagaaaaacaaattaccaCTCATTCTTGGCCTTACGTTCGCCTCCGTGTTTGTGGCTCTCTCGTCAGCGTTTGCGGCTATTTTCTTAAGAAAACGTACACACGCTAAGCCACAGTCCAACACGCTACCAACCACGTCCCGAG GGCCTGGAAAAGTGACAGGGATATCACCTTTAGTTGGACAGCAATTGGAGAGGGATGCAAGCCAACCAGGACATGATGACCCGGGTATGTATGATATCGATGAGCTAATTGGCGTAAACGATTCATATGTCGTTCATCAAgatgatcatcatcaacatGGACCAGTTTAG
- the LOC104790861 gene encoding receptor-like protein kinase HERK 1 isoform X2 has translation MGNVKFGAFILISTISILICICHGFKPQDNYLINCGSSSNGTLMSRVFMSDKLSSNLLTSPKEILAGEGSDVYQTARVFTGVSTYKFSVSPGRHWVRLHFNPFDYQSFKMSSAKFAVSSQSHVLLSDFSVSSARLVKEYSLNVDKDDLVLTFTPSGGSFAFVNAIEVISVPDTLITGTPKLIGNPAQSQDISLQALETIHRVNMGGPLVSANNDTLTRTWVPDSSFLLEKNLAKTVSKVATVNYVNGYATEDSAPRVVYGSCTEMNSADNPNSNFNVTWEFDVEPGFQYYFRFHFCDIVSLSLNQLYFNLYVDSMTAATDIDLSTLVDSTLAGAYSMDFVTQSPKSSNKIRVSIGPSTVHTDYPNAIVNGLEIMKMNNSKGQLSTGAFVPGSSSSSPKQNHVGMIIGSTIGSLIALVFLGCCFVLYKKRKRGQDGHSKTWMPFSINGTSATMGSKYSNGTTLTSITTNANYRIPFAAVKDATNNFDESRNIGVGGFGKVYKGELNDGTKVAVKRGNPKSQQGLAEFRTEIEMLSQFRHRHLVSLIGYCDENNEMILIYEYMENGTVKGHLYGSGNPSLTWKQRLEICIGAARGLHYLHTGDSKPVIHRDVKSANILLDENFMAKVADFGLSKTGPELDQTHVSTAVKGSFGYLDPEYFRRQQLTEKSDVYSFGVVLFEVLCARPVIDPTLPREMVNLAEWAMKWQKKGQLDQIIDQSLRGNIRPDSLRKFAETGEKCLADYGVDRPSMGDVLWNLEYALQLQEAVIDGEPEDNSTNMIGELPPQINNFSRGDTSVNVPGTTGQFEESSIDDLSGVSMSKVFSQLVKSEGS, from the exons ATGGGTAATGTAAAGTTCGGAGCTTTCATCTTGATTTCAACGATTTCGATCTTGATTTGCATCTGCCATGGATTCAAACCTCAAGACAATTACCTAATCAACTGTGGCTCATCAAGCAATGGAACCTTAATGAGTCGAGTCTTCATGTCTGATAAGCTCTCTTCGAACTTGCTTACTTCTCCCAAAGAGATCCTCGCTGGCGAAGGCTCAGACGTTTAC CAGACGGCAAGAGTCTTCACCGGAGTCTCTACTTACAAATTCTCTGTTTCTCCTGGTCGTCATTGGGTTCGTCTCCATTTCAATCCTTTCGATTACCAAAGCTTCAAAATGAGTTCAGCTAAATTCGCAGTTTCGTCTCAGTCTCATGTGCTTTTGAGTGATTTCAGTGTTAGTAGTGCTAGACTTGTGAAAGAGTACTCTTTGAATGTTGACAAAGATGATTTAGTCCTCACGTTTACTCCCTCCGGTGGTTCGTTTGCGTTTGTGAATGCTATTGAAGTTATCTCAGTTCCTGATACATTGATCACTGGTACACCAAAGTTGATAGGCAACCCTGCGCAGAGTCAAGATATATCTTTACAAGCTCTTGAAACGATTCATAGAGTGAACATGGGAGGTCCGCTTGTATCGGCTAACAACGATACTCTTACGAGAACTTGGGTGCCTGACTCGAGTTTTCTCCTTGAGAAGAACTTAGCTAAGACTGTCTCTAAGGTTGCAACTGTTAACTATGTTAACGGTTACGCTACAGAGGACTCTGCTCCAAGAGTTGTTTACGGTAGTTGCACTGAGATGAACTCCGCGGATAACCCCAATAGCAACTTCAATGTCACATGGGAGTTCGATGTTGAGCCAGGCTTTCAGTACTACTTCCGCTTCCACTTCTGTGATATCGTTAGTTTGTCTCTAAACCAGCTTTACTTCAATCTGTATGTTGACTCAATGACTGCTGCTACTGATATTGATCTTAGCACTCTTGTGGATAGCACATTGGCTGGTGCATACTCGATGGATTTTGTCACGCAGTCGCCTAAGAGTTCTAATAAAATCCGTGTGAGCATCGGTCCATCGACTGTTCACACGGATTATCCAAACGCGATTGTGAATGGATTAGAGATCATGAAGATGAATAACTCTAAAGGTCAGCTAAGTACAGGGGCTTTTGTGCCCGGTAGTAGTAGTTCAAGCCCTAAGCAGAATCATGTTGGGATGATTATAGGTTCAACCATTGGTTCGTTGATTGCGTTAGTCTTCTTGGGATGTTGCTTTGTGTTGTATAAGAAGAGGAAACGTGGCCAAGATGGTCACTCAAAGACTTGGATGCCGTTTTCGATAAATGGAACTTCAGCTACAATGGGAAGCAAATACTCTAATGGTACTACGCTTACAAGTATAACTACCAATGCCAACTACCGTATTCCCTTTGCTGCTGTGAAAGACGCTACGAATAACTTCGACGAGAGTCGTAACATTGGGGTGGGAGGTTTTGGTAAAGTCTACAAAGGAGAGCTTAATGATGGCACAAAGGTAGCTGTGAAAAGAGGGAATCCAAAATCTCAGCAAGGGCTTGCGGAGTTCAGGACAGAGATCGAGATGTTATCGCAGTTTCGTCATCGTCATTTGGTTTCTCTGATTGGTTACTGTGATGAGAACAATGAGATGATACTGATATATGAGTATATGGAGAATGGAACAGTAAAGGGTCATCTTTACGGGTCAGGTAACCCTAGCTTAACGTGGAAGCAACGGCTTGAGATCTGCATTGGCGCGGCTAGAGGGTTGCATTACCTTCACACGGGTGACTCGAAACCGGTCATTCACAGAGACGTGAAGTCTGCAAACATATTGCTAGACGAGAACTTCATGGCTAAAGTTGCAGACTTTGGACTGTCCAAGACTGGACCTGAGCTTGATCAGACTCATGTAAGTACTGCTGTGAAAGGAAGTTTCGGGTATCTTGATCCTGAGTACTTCAGAAGGCAACAGCTCACTGAGAAATCCGATGTTTACTCCTTCGGGGTTGTTCTCTTTGAGGTTCTTTGTGCTAGACCTGTTATAGATCCAAcacttccaagagagatggtGAATCTTGCTGAATGGGCAATGAAATGGCAGAAGAAAGGGCAGCTGGATCAGATCATCGACCAGTCGCTTCGCGGTAACATCAGACCTGATTCGTTAAGGAAATTTGCGGAGACAGGTGAGAAATGTTTGGCGGATTACGGAGTAGATAGACCATCTATGGGAGATGTGTTGTGGAATCTTGAATATGCTCTGCAGCTTCAAGAAGCAGTTATAGATGGCGAACCAGAAGATAACAGCACGAATATGATTGGTGAATTGCCTCCACAGATCAACAACTTCAGTCGTGGAGACACTAGTGTTAACGTTCCAGGGACAACGGGACAATTCGAGGAATCGAGCATTGATGATCTCTCTGGTGTTTCCATGAGTAAAGTGTTCTCTCAACTGGTGAAATCTGAGGGAAGCTAG
- the LOC104790861 gene encoding receptor-like protein kinase HERK 1 isoform X1, with translation MGNVKFGAFILISTISILICICHGFKPQDNYLINCGSSSNGTLMSRVFMSDKLSSNLLTSPKEILAGEGSDVYQTARVFTGVSTYKFSVSPGRHWVRLHFNPFDYQSFKMSSAKFAVSSQSHVLLSDFSVSSARLVKEYSLNVDKDDLVLTFTPSGGSFAFVNAIEVISVPDTLITGTPKLIGNPAQSQDISLQALETIHRVNMGGPLVSANNDTLTRTWVPDSSFLLEKNLAKTVSKVATVNYVNGYATEDSAPRVVYGSCTEMNSADNPNSNFNVTWEFDVEPGFQYYFRFHFCDIVSLSLNQLYFNLYVDSMTAATDIDLSTLVDSTLAGAYSMDFVTQSPKSSNKIRVSIGPSTVHTDYPNAIVNGLEIMKMNNSKGQLSTGAFVPGSSSSSPKQNHVGMIIGSTIGSLIALVFLGCCFVLYKKRKRGQDGHSKTWMPFSINGTSATMGSKYSNGTTLTSITTNANYRIPFAAVKDATNNFDESRNIGVGGFGKVYKGELNDGTKVAVKRGNPKSQQGLAEFRTEIEMLSQFRHRHLVSLIGYCDENNEMILIYEYMENGTVKGHLYGSGNPSLTWKQRLEICIGAARGLHYLHTGDSKPVIHRDVKSANILLDENFMAKVADFGLSKTGPELDQTHVSTAVKGSFGYLDPEYFRRQQLTEKSDVYSFGVVLFEVLCARPVIDPTLPREMVNLAEWAMKWQKKGQLDQIIDQSLRGNIRPDSLRKFAETGEKCLADYGVDRPSMGDVLWNLEYALQLQEAVIDGEPEDNSTNMIGELPPQINNFSRGDTSVNVPGTTGQFEESSIDDLSGVSMSKVFSQLVKSEGS, from the coding sequence ATGGGTAATGTAAAGTTCGGAGCTTTCATCTTGATTTCAACGATTTCGATCTTGATTTGCATCTGCCATGGATTCAAACCTCAAGACAATTACCTAATCAACTGTGGCTCATCAAGCAATGGAACCTTAATGAGTCGAGTCTTCATGTCTGATAAGCTCTCTTCGAACTTGCTTACTTCTCCCAAAGAGATCCTCGCTGGCGAAGGCTCAGACGTTTACCAGACGGCAAGAGTCTTCACCGGAGTCTCTACTTACAAATTCTCTGTTTCTCCTGGTCGTCATTGGGTTCGTCTCCATTTCAATCCTTTCGATTACCAAAGCTTCAAAATGAGTTCAGCTAAATTCGCAGTTTCGTCTCAGTCTCATGTGCTTTTGAGTGATTTCAGTGTTAGTAGTGCTAGACTTGTGAAAGAGTACTCTTTGAATGTTGACAAAGATGATTTAGTCCTCACGTTTACTCCCTCCGGTGGTTCGTTTGCGTTTGTGAATGCTATTGAAGTTATCTCAGTTCCTGATACATTGATCACTGGTACACCAAAGTTGATAGGCAACCCTGCGCAGAGTCAAGATATATCTTTACAAGCTCTTGAAACGATTCATAGAGTGAACATGGGAGGTCCGCTTGTATCGGCTAACAACGATACTCTTACGAGAACTTGGGTGCCTGACTCGAGTTTTCTCCTTGAGAAGAACTTAGCTAAGACTGTCTCTAAGGTTGCAACTGTTAACTATGTTAACGGTTACGCTACAGAGGACTCTGCTCCAAGAGTTGTTTACGGTAGTTGCACTGAGATGAACTCCGCGGATAACCCCAATAGCAACTTCAATGTCACATGGGAGTTCGATGTTGAGCCAGGCTTTCAGTACTACTTCCGCTTCCACTTCTGTGATATCGTTAGTTTGTCTCTAAACCAGCTTTACTTCAATCTGTATGTTGACTCAATGACTGCTGCTACTGATATTGATCTTAGCACTCTTGTGGATAGCACATTGGCTGGTGCATACTCGATGGATTTTGTCACGCAGTCGCCTAAGAGTTCTAATAAAATCCGTGTGAGCATCGGTCCATCGACTGTTCACACGGATTATCCAAACGCGATTGTGAATGGATTAGAGATCATGAAGATGAATAACTCTAAAGGTCAGCTAAGTACAGGGGCTTTTGTGCCCGGTAGTAGTAGTTCAAGCCCTAAGCAGAATCATGTTGGGATGATTATAGGTTCAACCATTGGTTCGTTGATTGCGTTAGTCTTCTTGGGATGTTGCTTTGTGTTGTATAAGAAGAGGAAACGTGGCCAAGATGGTCACTCAAAGACTTGGATGCCGTTTTCGATAAATGGAACTTCAGCTACAATGGGAAGCAAATACTCTAATGGTACTACGCTTACAAGTATAACTACCAATGCCAACTACCGTATTCCCTTTGCTGCTGTGAAAGACGCTACGAATAACTTCGACGAGAGTCGTAACATTGGGGTGGGAGGTTTTGGTAAAGTCTACAAAGGAGAGCTTAATGATGGCACAAAGGTAGCTGTGAAAAGAGGGAATCCAAAATCTCAGCAAGGGCTTGCGGAGTTCAGGACAGAGATCGAGATGTTATCGCAGTTTCGTCATCGTCATTTGGTTTCTCTGATTGGTTACTGTGATGAGAACAATGAGATGATACTGATATATGAGTATATGGAGAATGGAACAGTAAAGGGTCATCTTTACGGGTCAGGTAACCCTAGCTTAACGTGGAAGCAACGGCTTGAGATCTGCATTGGCGCGGCTAGAGGGTTGCATTACCTTCACACGGGTGACTCGAAACCGGTCATTCACAGAGACGTGAAGTCTGCAAACATATTGCTAGACGAGAACTTCATGGCTAAAGTTGCAGACTTTGGACTGTCCAAGACTGGACCTGAGCTTGATCAGACTCATGTAAGTACTGCTGTGAAAGGAAGTTTCGGGTATCTTGATCCTGAGTACTTCAGAAGGCAACAGCTCACTGAGAAATCCGATGTTTACTCCTTCGGGGTTGTTCTCTTTGAGGTTCTTTGTGCTAGACCTGTTATAGATCCAAcacttccaagagagatggtGAATCTTGCTGAATGGGCAATGAAATGGCAGAAGAAAGGGCAGCTGGATCAGATCATCGACCAGTCGCTTCGCGGTAACATCAGACCTGATTCGTTAAGGAAATTTGCGGAGACAGGTGAGAAATGTTTGGCGGATTACGGAGTAGATAGACCATCTATGGGAGATGTGTTGTGGAATCTTGAATATGCTCTGCAGCTTCAAGAAGCAGTTATAGATGGCGAACCAGAAGATAACAGCACGAATATGATTGGTGAATTGCCTCCACAGATCAACAACTTCAGTCGTGGAGACACTAGTGTTAACGTTCCAGGGACAACGGGACAATTCGAGGAATCGAGCATTGATGATCTCTCTGGTGTTTCCATGAGTAAAGTGTTCTCTCAACTGGTGAAATCTGAGGGAAGCTAG